AGCACGCAGCCTTGCCACCCTTGCCGCCACGGCCCTGCTGGGCGCATGCGCCACCGCACCGGGCGCCTCGCCATCGGGCGCCACAGAGATCCGTGCCGGCGTGGTCGAACAGGTCAGCAACGTGCAGATCGAAACCAACCACCACACCGGTGTGGGTGCCGTGGTGGGCGGTGCCGTCGGCTTGGGCGTGGGCAGCCTGATCGGCGCAGGCACCGGCCGCGACGTGGCCATGGTGC
This genomic interval from Dyella japonica A8 contains the following:
- a CDS encoding glycine zipper 2TM domain-containing protein — protein: MKARSLATLAATALLGACATAPGASPSGATEIRAGVVEQVSNVQIETNHHTGVGAVVGGAVGLGVGSLIGAGTGRDVAMVLGTVGGAVAGNEVQKHYDKPVAGQQIIVRLKNGVLVSVTQPASTTFRTGEKVYVEGNGENARVVAQP